In Campylobacter concisus, a single window of DNA contains:
- the thiS gene encoding sulfur carrier protein ThiS, whose translation MIKFRVNGKNFELENDINVYDFLAQNGYELKFIALERDGEILPKKLWRERFMSEGKAYEIVTLVGGG comes from the coding sequence ATGATCAAATTTAGAGTAAATGGCAAAAACTTCGAGCTTGAAAACGATATAAATGTTTATGATTTTTTAGCTCAAAATGGCTATGAGCTTAAATTTATAGCCCTTGAGCGAGACGGAGAAATTTTGCCAAAAAAGCTTTGGCGTGAGCGCTTCATGAGCGAGGGCAAAGCTTATGAGATCGTCACTTTAGTTGGCGGTGGATGA
- a CDS encoding ATP-dependent metallopeptidase FtsH/Yme1/Tma family protein → MKLSQMPIIQKFKFNKKNILIIAAIALISVLLFAVSKEPRNITYSQYMQLMDGNFIDRAVIDDDEVVLYAQNNRFSIIKDGIDLKELIKKVPVEKTKQYITPGMIWGFVIFVCFVLWYAYIFRSIRKKEESLLSKKDGAFEIESVLNQNTMPVISNVRFSDVAGISEVKSELSEIVDFLKNPQKYRNFGIKMPKGVLMIGPPGVGKTLVAKAVAGEANVPFFYQNGASFVQIYVGMGAKRVRELFSKAKSYAPSIIFIDEIDAVGKSRGGTRNDEREATLNQLLTEMDGFEDNSGVIVIAATNRIEMIDEALLRSGRFDRRIFLSMPDFNDRVAILNTYLKDKKCDVSAEDIARMSVGFSGAALSTLVNEAAINALRNNESVLKIRDFEAVLNKVLLGKKKVLSYSESEKKIQAVYQGAKALSAYWFDVKFEKISLIEDRFMATEQEIESKSQMISRIKVLISGMCKLEIDENDIFSNSSNDLNLAKEIASKMVYEYGMGSSFVPNPNDVEEILKQAKEEIMSFLKGTNEQIAKISSYLLAYESVDKETLAKILNENY, encoded by the coding sequence ATGAAGTTAAGCCAGATGCCAATTATACAAAAATTTAAATTTAATAAGAAAAATATCCTAATAATCGCAGCTATCGCATTAATCAGCGTGCTGTTATTTGCCGTTAGTAAAGAACCACGAAATATCACATATTCGCAATATATGCAGCTAATGGATGGAAATTTTATAGACCGCGCTGTAATCGATGACGATGAAGTCGTGCTTTATGCACAAAACAATCGTTTTTCTATTATAAAAGATGGCATCGATCTAAAAGAGCTTATTAAAAAAGTGCCTGTTGAAAAGACTAAGCAATACATCACTCCTGGCATGATCTGGGGATTTGTCATCTTTGTCTGCTTTGTGCTTTGGTACGCTTATATCTTTAGAAGTATCAGAAAAAAAGAGGAGAGCTTGCTTAGCAAAAAAGATGGCGCATTTGAGATAGAAAGCGTGCTAAATCAAAACACTATGCCAGTTATCTCAAATGTGAGATTTAGCGATGTGGCAGGCATTAGTGAGGTTAAAAGCGAGCTTAGCGAGATAGTTGATTTTCTAAAAAATCCACAAAAATATAGAAATTTTGGTATCAAAATGCCAAAAGGCGTGCTAATGATCGGCCCTCCAGGCGTTGGTAAGACGCTTGTGGCAAAGGCAGTTGCTGGTGAGGCAAATGTGCCATTTTTTTACCAAAATGGTGCTAGTTTTGTGCAAATTTATGTTGGCATGGGTGCAAAAAGAGTAAGAGAGCTTTTTAGCAAAGCTAAGTCTTATGCTCCGTCTATTATCTTTATCGATGAGATAGATGCTGTTGGAAAGAGCAGGGGTGGTACTAGAAACGACGAGCGAGAAGCCACTCTAAATCAGCTACTAACCGAGATGGATGGCTTTGAGGACAACTCTGGCGTCATCGTAATAGCTGCTACAAATAGGATCGAAATGATCGACGAGGCACTACTTAGATCGGGTCGTTTTGATAGGAGAATTTTTCTTTCGATGCCTGATTTTAACGATAGAGTGGCTATTTTAAATACTTATTTAAAAGATAAAAAATGTGACGTTTCAGCTGAAGATATTGCTAGAATGAGCGTTGGCTTTTCAGGTGCAGCACTTAGCACACTTGTAAATGAAGCTGCGATAAATGCTCTAAGAAATAATGAGAGCGTACTAAAAATAAGAGACTTTGAAGCTGTTTTAAATAAGGTCTTGCTCGGCAAGAAAAAGGTTTTAAGCTACAGCGAGAGCGAGAAAAAAATCCAAGCCGTCTATCAAGGTGCAAAGGCACTTAGTGCTTACTGGTTTGATGTGAAATTTGAAAAAATTTCACTCATTGAAGACCGCTTTATGGCAACCGAGCAAGAGATAGAGTCAAAGTCGCAGATGATATCTCGCATTAAAGTATTAATCTCTGGCATGTGTAAGCTTGAAATAGACGAAAATGATATTTTTTCAAACTCGAGCAATGATCTAAATTTAGCCAAAGAGATCGCATCAAAGATGGTTTATGAGTACGGTATGGGTAGCTCTTTTGTGCCAAATCCAAACGACGTCGAAGAGATCTTAAAACAGGCAAAAGAAGAGATTATGTCCTTTTTGAAAGGCACAAACGAGCAGATCGCAAAGATCAGCTCATATCTGCTGGCCTACGAGAGCGTAGATAAAGAAACACTGGCAAAAATTTTAAACGAAAACTATTAA
- the mog gene encoding molybdopterin adenylyltransferase, translated as MKAKIGILTLSDRASEGTYEDKSGPAIKEVLDSWIVSEREYFYEVIPDEFELIKERLVHMVDVLGCDLVLTTGGTGPAVRDVTPEATEAVCEKMMPGFGELMRAASLQYVPTAILSRQTAGIRGHALIINLPGQPKAIKECLEPVFPAVPYCIDLIEGAFIETDENVMEVFRPKQKKIS; from the coding sequence GTGAAAGCAAAAATAGGCATACTAACACTCTCAGACCGCGCAAGCGAGGGCACATACGAAGACAAGTCGGGTCCTGCGATCAAAGAGGTGCTTGATAGCTGGATCGTGAGCGAGAGAGAGTACTTTTACGAGGTGATCCCAGATGAGTTTGAGTTGATAAAAGAGAGGCTCGTGCACATGGTAGACGTGCTTGGTTGCGACCTTGTACTAACGACTGGCGGCACTGGGCCAGCAGTGAGAGACGTTACGCCAGAGGCTACTGAGGCAGTTTGCGAGAAGATGATGCCAGGCTTTGGCGAGCTAATGAGAGCTGCAAGCTTGCAATACGTCCCAACAGCGATCCTATCGCGCCAAACAGCAGGTATTAGAGGCCATGCGCTCATTATAAATTTACCAGGACAGCCAAAAGCGATAAAAGAGTGCTTGGAGCCGGTATTTCCAGCGGTGCCATACTGCATTGACTTGATTGAGGGAGCATTTATTGAGACTGATGAAAATGTGATGGAAGTCTTTCGTCCAAAACAAAAGAAAATTTCTTAA
- a CDS encoding mechanosensitive ion channel domain-containing protein, whose protein sequence is MKKILVLILFCFALYAEENITLEQNGSQNLQNNELVKDISNLDNSLKNNIWITRYANYNTYQRLIDELEKNENELKKLDKSSRRGSDIIKRIQTLKEQINLLKEYEKTPFSNMLAAPEMDTPPRITSPVALISGFSYIKKIKSDKIEYQRHIKELDTLLEKLETKENLLNRLNLIEENEQNRESLNLVKQEIGDFKAAKQIADTTYNVYEKRADEAINLTTSDIKAQFLSMGYTAIIILLTIGLTFIAKFIVKRTITDNERFYTVNKFLNVLNITVIIIILLFSYIENVTYLVTVLGFASAGIAIAMKDMFMSMLGWMVIMFGGSIHVGDRIRVLHDGSEFVGDVIDISLLRLTVFEDVSYSTYKTNRRAGRIIFVPNNYIFTDLIANYAHYGMKTVWDGIDIVISFDSNHKKAVYLARNVVKKYSKGYTDIAKRQMNKLRSQYSIKNPNVEPRIYTFFEPYGINVSCWYMANSYATLALRSTISAEIIEAFLAQDDIKIAYPTQTMFIGKKENPSDHTAHSEQESENS, encoded by the coding sequence ATGAAAAAGATCCTAGTTTTAATACTTTTTTGCTTTGCCCTTTACGCTGAGGAGAACATTACTCTTGAGCAAAATGGCTCACAAAATTTACAAAATAATGAGCTTGTAAAAGATATTTCAAATCTAGATAACTCCTTAAAAAACAATATCTGGATCACAAGATATGCTAACTATAACACTTATCAAAGGCTTATTGATGAGCTTGAAAAAAATGAAAATGAACTAAAGAAACTGGACAAAAGCTCAAGAAGAGGCAGCGATATCATAAAAAGAATCCAAACTCTAAAAGAGCAGATAAATTTACTAAAAGAGTATGAAAAAACGCCATTTTCAAATATGCTAGCAGCTCCTGAAATGGATACTCCACCAAGGATAACAAGTCCCGTTGCACTTATATCTGGCTTTTCGTATATCAAGAAGATAAAGAGCGATAAGATCGAGTATCAAAGGCATATAAAAGAGCTTGATACGCTTTTGGAAAAGCTTGAAACAAAAGAAAATTTGCTAAATAGACTAAATTTGATAGAAGAAAATGAGCAAAATAGAGAAAGCCTAAACTTAGTAAAACAAGAAATAGGCGACTTTAAAGCGGCAAAACAGATCGCTGATACAACTTATAATGTCTATGAAAAAAGAGCTGATGAGGCTATAAATTTAACAACCTCTGATATAAAAGCTCAGTTTTTAAGTATGGGCTATACAGCTATCATCATTCTTTTGACGATCGGGCTAACATTTATCGCTAAATTTATCGTTAAAAGAACAATTACCGATAATGAGAGATTTTACACGGTCAATAAATTTTTAAACGTTTTAAATATCACCGTTATCATCATAATCTTACTCTTTTCGTATATCGAAAATGTCACATATCTAGTAACCGTGCTAGGTTTTGCTTCAGCTGGTATTGCCATTGCGATGAAAGATATGTTTATGAGTATGCTTGGCTGGATGGTGATCATGTTTGGCGGCTCTATACATGTGGGTGACAGGATAAGGGTGCTTCATGATGGTAGTGAATTTGTAGGCGATGTGATCGATATCTCTTTGCTTAGGCTGACCGTTTTTGAGGATGTTAGCTACTCGACTTATAAGACAAACCGCCGTGCAGGTAGAATTATCTTTGTGCCAAATAACTATATCTTTACCGATCTCATTGCAAACTATGCTCATTATGGTATGAAGACTGTTTGGGATGGTATAGATATCGTTATAAGCTTTGATAGCAATCATAAAAAAGCTGTGTATCTAGCAAGAAATGTCGTTAAAAAATACTCAAAAGGCTACACTGATATCGCAAAACGTCAAATGAATAAACTAAGAAGTCAATACAGCATCAAAAATCCAAACGTCGAGCCAAGGATTTATACATTTTTTGAGCCTTATGGTATAAATGTCTCATGCTGGTATATGGCAAATTCTTATGCGACTTTGGCTCTTAGAAGTACTATTAGTGCAGAGATAATAGAAGCATTTTTAGCTCAAGATGATATAAAGATCGCTTATCCAACACAAACTATGTTTATAGGCAAAAAAGAAAATCCAAGCGATCACACCGCTCACAGCGAGCAAGAGAGCGAAAATTCTTAA
- a CDS encoding thiamine phosphate synthase produces MFKILCVANFESYEGDDFLKRIQLLCKAGVDEILLRAKGLGEADFYDLARVVAQICENHRKKFIINQFFDIACKLKSDFWLTSAQLDFFKNHSVFLDEFRKTAKIYAPAHDLEQAKISASIADVLVASHIFITSCKEGLEPKGVNFINELKSLDKEIYALGGLNSKNYKETIKAGASGVCFMSLVMNGDIEQLIKKIAESKNEQI; encoded by the coding sequence ATGTTTAAAATTCTCTGCGTGGCTAATTTTGAAAGCTATGAGGGCGATGACTTTTTAAAGAGGATACAGCTACTTTGCAAGGCTGGCGTGGATGAAATTTTACTTCGTGCAAAGGGGCTTGGTGAAGCTGATTTTTACGATCTTGCCAGGGTTGTGGCTCAAATTTGTGAAAACCACCGCAAGAAATTTATCATTAATCAGTTTTTTGACATAGCTTGCAAGCTAAAAAGTGACTTTTGGCTCACTTCGGCGCAGCTTGATTTTTTTAAAAATCACAGCGTTTTTTTAGATGAATTTAGAAAAACAGCAAAAATTTACGCCCCAGCTCACGACCTAGAGCAGGCTAAAATTTCAGCCTCTATCGCTGACGTGCTCGTAGCTTCTCATATATTTATCACCTCTTGCAAGGAAGGCTTAGAACCAAAAGGGGTAAATTTTATAAACGAGCTAAAAAGTCTTGATAAAGAAATTTACGCACTTGGCGGACTAAATAGTAAAAACTACAAAGAGACTATAAAAGCTGGAGCAAGTGGCGTTTGTTTTATGAGCCTAGTAATGAACGGCGATATAGAGCAGCTTATAAAAAAGATAGCAGAGAGTAAAAACGAGCAAATTTAG
- the thiF gene encoding sulfur carrier protein ThiS adenylyltransferase ThiF, which translates to MIEVVLNGTKFKVPAKSLGELKELALGDKESEIYKFLEKFNATKPDIFIVDGFAIKEDSELKDGSNVVFIRRGVMPEREILRSMIASRNSPELNLALSKAVIGVAGLGGLGSNIALSLARVGVKKLVLADFDVVEPSNLNRQQYFVRHIGMQKTQALKELINDVNPFVEVETHDIFLDEKNVANIFGECKILCEAFDNVAGKAMILNEAGASLKDKKIIGASGMAGHFSSNLIKTIKFAKNVYLCGDLTNEAKIGQGLMAPRVAICANHQANLAIRLLMGLEA; encoded by the coding sequence ATGATAGAGGTAGTTTTAAATGGCACAAAATTTAAAGTGCCAGCAAAAAGCCTTGGCGAGCTAAAAGAGCTTGCGCTTGGCGATAAAGAGAGTGAAATTTATAAATTTTTAGAGAAATTTAACGCGACAAAGCCAGACATTTTTATCGTTGATGGCTTTGCTATAAAAGAAGATAGCGAGCTAAAAGATGGCTCAAATGTTGTCTTTATAAGGCGTGGCGTGATGCCTGAGCGTGAAATTTTACGCTCGATGATCGCCTCACGAAACAGCCCTGAGCTAAATTTAGCCCTAAGTAAAGCGGTGATCGGCGTGGCTGGACTTGGCGGCCTTGGCTCAAATATCGCGCTAAGCCTAGCTAGAGTTGGCGTAAAAAAGCTAGTGCTTGCCGACTTTGACGTCGTTGAGCCAAGCAATCTAAACCGCCAGCAGTATTTCGTCCGCCACATCGGCATGCAAAAGACGCAAGCGCTAAAAGAGCTGATAAATGACGTAAATCCCTTTGTCGAGGTCGAGACTCACGATATATTTTTGGATGAAAAAAACGTGGCAAACATCTTTGGCGAGTGTAAAATTTTGTGCGAAGCCTTTGATAACGTCGCTGGCAAGGCGATGATACTAAACGAAGCAGGAGCTAGCCTAAAAGATAAAAAAATCATCGGCGCTTCTGGCATGGCTGGACACTTTAGCTCAAATCTCATAAAAACCATAAAATTTGCCAAAAATGTCTATCTGTGCGGTGACCTCACAAATGAGGCGAAGATCGGTCAAGGGCTCATGGCACCACGCGTTGCAATCTGCGCAAACCACCAAGCAAATTTAGCCATTAGACTACTTATGGGCTTGGAGGCGTAA
- the mtaB gene encoding tRNA (N(6)-L-threonylcarbamoyladenosine(37)-C(2))-methylthiotransferase MtaB, which produces MQKIFFKTFGCRTNIYDTELLKSYIKDYEITNDEESADIVVINSCTVTNSADSGVRNYINGIKRRGAKVVLTGCGAVSKGKELFNSGIFGVLGASKKSDLNELLKQEKPFFELGNLNSVDKNIVTNYENHTKAFIKIQEGCNFNCSYCIIPSVRGKARSMDEAMILKEARILAQNGYNEFVLTGTNIGSYGKDTNSSLGKLLANLGKISGIRRIRLGSIEPSQIDESFREILKEEWLERHLHIALQHTSQAMLKIMRRRNNAFSDLELFNELSSLGFALGTDYIVGHPGESEEIWTEAVENFKKFPITHLHAFVYSPRRDTHSAILKSDVSGDVAKSRLKILQGIALQNNENFRKKHNGALKILVEQKNGEFYEGFDQFYNKAKILSQKDITKEWVEVSEYEVKPDANYTKI; this is translated from the coding sequence ATGCAAAAGATATTTTTTAAAACATTTGGGTGTCGCACAAATATCTATGATACCGAGCTTTTAAAAAGCTACATCAAGGACTACGAGATCACAAACGACGAAGAGAGTGCTGATATTGTGGTCATAAACTCGTGCACTGTTACAAATTCTGCTGATAGTGGTGTCAGAAACTACATAAACGGCATAAAAAGGCGTGGGGCGAAGGTGGTGCTGACTGGATGTGGTGCGGTTAGCAAGGGTAAGGAGCTATTTAATAGCGGTATATTTGGCGTGCTTGGAGCTAGTAAAAAGAGTGATCTAAATGAGCTTTTAAAGCAAGAAAAGCCATTTTTTGAGCTTGGAAATTTAAACTCAGTCGATAAAAATATAGTTACAAATTACGAAAATCACACAAAGGCTTTTATAAAAATTCAGGAAGGTTGCAACTTTAACTGCAGCTACTGCATCATCCCTTCAGTGCGTGGCAAGGCTAGAAGCATGGATGAGGCTATGATTTTAAAAGAAGCTAGAATTTTAGCTCAAAACGGATATAATGAGTTTGTTCTAACTGGTACGAATATAGGCAGTTACGGCAAAGATACAAATAGCTCTCTTGGTAAGCTTTTAGCAAACTTGGGTAAAATTTCTGGCATAAGGCGCATTAGACTTGGAAGCATTGAGCCAAGCCAGATAGATGAGAGCTTTAGAGAAATTTTAAAAGAAGAGTGGCTGGAGCGTCATTTGCACATCGCACTTCAGCACACGAGTCAGGCTATGCTAAAGATCATGCGAAGACGAAATAACGCATTTAGTGATTTGGAACTTTTTAATGAGCTTAGCTCACTTGGCTTTGCCCTTGGCACGGACTACATCGTGGGTCATCCTGGTGAGAGTGAGGAGATATGGACAGAGGCTGTGGAAAATTTTAAGAAATTTCCTATCACACATCTGCACGCTTTTGTCTATTCGCCAAGGCGTGATACGCACTCAGCTATACTAAAAAGCGATGTTAGCGGTGATGTGGCAAAAAGTAGGCTAAAAATTTTACAAGGCATTGCTTTGCAAAATAATGAAAATTTTAGAAAAAAGCATAACGGAGCTTTAAAAATTTTAGTCGAGCAAAAAAATGGTGAGTTTTACGAGGGCTTTGATCAGTTTTACAACAAAGCTAAAATTTTAAGCCAAAAAGACATAACAAAAGAGTGGGTGGAGGTAAGCGAATATGAAGTTAAGCCAGATGCCAATTATACAAAAATTTAA
- a CDS encoding pyridoxal phosphate-dependent aminotransferase has product MQLANRMQTLSESITIAISTKAKEMKAAGIDVISLSAGEPDFMTPKKIRETVKNALDNDSKSGKYTPVPGLPEVIDAIRAKLKRDNGLDYKANQIVTNIGAKHSLFNVFQALINPGDEVIIPSPYWVSYPEIVKFCGGVPVFIEADESTNFKVTAEQLKKAITPKTKVFSLNHPTNPTGAVYTKDEIAAFGEVLKGSDIIITSDEIYEKVIYGKKFHAVASVSEDLFKRTVTINGLSKCGAMPGWRFGYIASSMDWLIAGIKKLQSQSTSNISSIVQIGAIPSLLGETDEDIENMRKEYEKRRDVAVEMINAIPGLSVVKPDGAFYLFVKCKDVDGDSLRFCKKMLEEANVATVPGVGFGMDGYFRISFATDIESIKKAIERIANFVKSYKI; this is encoded by the coding sequence ATGCAACTAGCAAACAGAATGCAAACATTGAGCGAATCAATCACAATCGCGATCAGCACAAAGGCCAAAGAAATGAAGGCTGCTGGCATCGACGTGATCTCGCTTTCAGCTGGTGAGCCTGACTTTATGACTCCAAAAAAGATAAGAGAAACTGTAAAAAACGCACTTGATAACGATAGCAAAAGCGGCAAATACACGCCAGTGCCAGGCCTACCTGAGGTCATTGATGCCATTAGAGCAAAGCTAAAAAGAGATAATGGGCTTGACTATAAAGCAAATCAAATCGTCACAAATATCGGCGCAAAGCACTCACTTTTTAATGTATTTCAAGCGCTTATCAACCCAGGCGATGAGGTCATCATCCCTTCTCCATACTGGGTGAGTTATCCTGAGATCGTTAAATTTTGTGGCGGTGTGCCTGTATTTATAGAGGCGGACGAGAGCACAAATTTCAAAGTCACAGCCGAGCAGCTAAAAAAAGCGATCACGCCAAAAACAAAAGTCTTTTCACTAAATCACCCGACAAACCCAACTGGAGCTGTATATACAAAAGATGAGATCGCGGCATTTGGAGAGGTTTTAAAGGGCAGTGATATCATCATCACAAGCGATGAAATTTATGAAAAAGTGATCTATGGCAAGAAATTTCACGCAGTAGCCTCGGTAAGCGAGGATCTTTTTAAAAGAACGGTCACGATAAACGGCCTAAGCAAGTGTGGAGCGATGCCTGGCTGGAGATTTGGCTACATAGCAAGCTCGATGGACTGGCTCATCGCTGGCATCAAAAAGCTTCAAAGCCAAAGCACAAGTAACATCAGCTCGATCGTGCAAATCGGCGCTATCCCGTCGCTTCTTGGCGAAACAGATGAAGATATCGAAAACATGAGAAAAGAGTATGAAAAAAGACGCGATGTGGCAGTTGAGATGATAAATGCTATCCCTGGGCTAAGCGTAGTTAAGCCTGATGGCGCGTTTTATCTATTTGTAAAATGCAAAGACGTAGACGGCGACTCACTTAGATTTTGCAAAAAGATGCTTGAAGAGGCAAATGTAGCCACCGTGCCAGGTGTGGGCTTTGGTATGGATGGATATTTTAGAATTTCTTTTGCGACAGACATCGAGAGCATAAAAAAAGCGATCGAGAGGATCGCAAATTTTGTAAAAAGCTACAAAATTTAA
- the thiH gene encoding 2-iminoacetate synthase ThiH has protein sequence MKFTRTDHMKLLPHMQDVGSDIMDKILKERACYKPEIYSEADVKAALNAKHCSLENLKALLSPAAAPFLEPIAQLAQAKTRANFGSNITLFTPLYIANYCDNLCVYCGFNANNKIKRAKLSDEEITRELKEISKSGLEEILILTGESETNSSVAYIANACALAKKFFKVVGVEIYPLNSDGYALLHKSGVDYVTVFQETYNPTKYEKIHLGGNKRIFPYRINAQERALLGGMRGVGFAALLGIDDFRLDAFATALHASLIQKKYPHAEIAFSCPRLRPIINNDRINPRDVGECELLQVICAYRIFMPTAIITISTREKAKFRDNAIKIAANKISAGVKVSIGAHGEEKKGDEQFEISDDRSVDEIKAMIKANGLEPLMSEYVYV, from the coding sequence ATGAAATTTACTAGAACCGATCACATGAAACTGCTGCCACACATGCAGGACGTTGGTAGCGACATTATGGATAAGATTTTAAAAGAGCGAGCTTGCTACAAACCAGAAATTTACAGCGAAGCTGACGTAAAAGCAGCTCTTAATGCAAAACACTGCTCGCTTGAAAACCTAAAAGCCCTACTCTCGCCTGCTGCAGCGCCATTTTTAGAGCCGATCGCCCAGCTCGCTCAGGCAAAAACAAGAGCAAATTTTGGCTCAAATATCACACTTTTTACCCCACTTTACATAGCAAACTACTGCGACAATCTCTGCGTTTACTGCGGATTTAACGCCAACAATAAAATAAAAAGGGCAAAACTAAGTGATGAAGAGATCACAAGGGAGCTAAAAGAAATTTCAAAAAGCGGCTTAGAGGAAATTTTAATACTAACTGGCGAGAGCGAGACCAACTCAAGTGTCGCTTATATCGCAAATGCCTGCGCTTTGGCAAAGAAATTTTTTAAAGTCGTTGGGGTTGAAATTTACCCGCTAAATTCAGACGGCTACGCTCTGCTTCATAAAAGCGGTGTGGACTACGTGACCGTCTTTCAAGAGACCTATAATCCCACAAAATACGAGAAAATCCACCTTGGCGGCAATAAAAGAATTTTCCCATACCGCATAAATGCGCAAGAGCGAGCGCTTCTTGGAGGTATGAGAGGGGTCGGTTTTGCAGCACTTCTTGGCATAGATGACTTTAGGCTTGACGCCTTTGCGACCGCACTTCATGCAAGCCTCATTCAAAAAAAGTATCCGCACGCTGAGATCGCATTTTCATGCCCAAGGCTTCGCCCTATCATAAACAACGACCGCATCAATCCACGTGACGTGGGCGAGTGCGAGCTTTTGCAAGTGATCTGCGCTTATAGAATTTTCATGCCAACAGCCATCATAACTATCTCAACTAGAGAAAAGGCGAAATTTCGCGACAACGCCATAAAGATCGCCGCAAATAAGATAAGCGCTGGCGTAAAAGTAAGCATTGGCGCTCACGGCGAAGAGAAAAAGGGCGACGAGCAGTTTGAGATAAGCGACGACAGAAGCGTGGACGAGATCAAAGCTATGATAAAAGCAAACGGTTTAGAGCCTTTGATGAGCGAGTATGTCTATGTTTAA
- a CDS encoding thiazole synthase, with amino-acid sequence MQNDSLILGGKEFKSRFILGSGKYSHELIDSAVNEAGAEILTLALRRINESKERNILDFIPKGVTLLPNTSGARNAKEAVRIAQLARELGCGELVKIEIITDSKFLFPDNAETIKACEALANDGFVPMPYMFPDLNAARAMLSAGASCIMPLAAPIGSNQGLVFKDIIEILINELDTQIIVDAGIGRPSQACEAMEMGAAAIMANTAIASSKNIPLMARAFKEAIIAGRNAYLAGLGAKSKSANASSPLTGFLD; translated from the coding sequence GTGCAAAATGATAGTTTGATCCTTGGCGGCAAGGAGTTTAAAAGCCGCTTTATCCTTGGCTCTGGCAAGTACTCGCACGAGCTTATAGACTCCGCTGTAAACGAGGCTGGGGCAGAAATTTTAACCCTTGCTCTTAGACGCATAAACGAGAGTAAAGAGCGAAATATACTTGACTTTATCCCAAAGGGCGTCACGCTTTTACCAAACACAAGTGGCGCTAGAAACGCCAAAGAGGCCGTTCGCATCGCCCAGCTAGCACGGGAGCTTGGATGTGGTGAACTTGTGAAGATTGAGATCATCACTGACTCTAAATTTCTCTTTCCAGACAACGCTGAGACGATAAAAGCATGCGAAGCTTTGGCAAATGACGGCTTTGTGCCGATGCCTTATATGTTTCCTGATCTAAATGCCGCAAGAGCGATGCTGAGTGCAGGAGCAAGCTGCATAATGCCTTTAGCTGCGCCCATCGGCTCAAACCAAGGGCTAGTTTTTAAAGATATCATTGAGATTTTGATAAACGAGCTTGATACGCAGATCATCGTAGATGCAGGCATTGGCAGGCCTTCGCAAGCGTGCGAAGCTATGGAGATGGGAGCGGCTGCGATCATGGCAAACACTGCCATCGCCTCATCAAAAAATATCCCGCTCATGGCAAGAGCCTTCAAAGAGGCGATCATCGCTGGTCGCAACGCCTATCTAGCAGGCCTTGGTGCAAAGAGCAAAAGCGCAAACGCCTCATCGCCGCTCACTGGATTTTTAGACTGA